CTGGCCGATTTCTTTCCCGGGGGCCTGGGTGATCGGCTGGTGGACCTGGGCTGCGGGCCCGGAAATATCAGTTTTCGCCTGGCGGAACGCTTTGCTTCGGCTTCGGTGCTGGCGGTGGATGGTGCCGGGGCGATGCTCGAGCTGGGCCGGCAGGCGCTGGCGGCCATTCCGGCGGAGCGGGCGGGCCGGATTCAGTTTGTGCAGGCCGTTTTGCCCGATCCAGCCCTGCCTGGGGGCTTCAGCGGCCTACTGAGCAACAGCCTTTTGCACCATCTGCACGACCCCCAGGTGCTCTGGCGGGCCTTGGGCCAGCTGGGTTGTCCGGGGGCGGCGGTCTACGTCAAGGATTTGCGTAGGCCGGCCAGCCCCGAGGCGGCCCTGGCCCTCCAGGAGCTGCACCTGGGCCAGCTGGATGGCACGGGTGCGGCGCTTTTGCGGCGCGACTACCTGGCCTCCCTGCATGCGGCCTTCACGGCCGAAGAGGTGCGGACCCAGTTGCGGGAGGCGGGCCTGGTGGGTTTGCAGGTGGCCGAGTTGGGGGATCGCTACCTGGAGGTGTGGGGGCGCCTGGCAGGCTGGTCCGATGACCAGCCTGTCCAGCCCTGAATCAGCCGAGCTGGCCGCAGCGGTAGCCCGGCGGCGCAACTTTGCGATCATTTCCCACCCCGACGCGGGTAAGACCACCCTTACGGAAAAGCTGCTGCTTTACGGGGGGGCGATTCAGCAGGCTGGCGCCGTAAAGGCCAAGGGCGAACAGCGCAAGGTGACCTCCGACTGGATGGAGATCGAGAAGCAGCGGGGCATCTCGATTACCTCCACGGTGCTGCAGTTCGACTACGCCGGCACCACGATCAACCTGCTCGACACCCCAGGCCACCAGGACTTTTCGGAGGACACCTACCGCACCCTGGCCGCCGCCGACAACGCGGTGATGCTCGAGGACGCGGCCAAGGGCCTGGAGCCCCAGACCCGCAAGTTGTTTGAGGTCTGCCGCATGCGCCAGATCCCGATCTTCACCTTCATCAACAAGATGGACCGGCCCGGGCGCGAACCCCTGGAGCTGCTCGATGAGATTGAGCAGGAGCTGGGCCTGGCCTGCTGGCCGGTGAATTGGCCGATCGGCAGCGGTGACCGCTTCCGCGGCGTGATTGATCGGCGCAGCAAGGAGGTGGTGCTGTTTGAGCGGGCCGAGCGGGGCAAGCAGAGTGAAGAGCGGCGCCTGGATGCCAGGGATCCGGAACTGGCCCAACTGGTGGAACCGGAACTGCTGGCTACGGCCCTTGAGGAACTGGAGTTGCTAGATGGAGCCGGTGCCGACCTCGACCTGGA
This genomic interval from Cyanobium sp. WAJ14-Wanaka contains the following:
- a CDS encoding trans-aconitate 2-methyltransferase, with protein sequence MQRTCEPELMDDRQQALAYGAADFASSDQAFVDRLADFFPGGLGDRLVDLGCGPGNISFRLAERFASASVLAVDGAGAMLELGRQALAAIPAERAGRIQFVQAVLPDPALPGGFSGLLSNSLLHHLHDPQVLWRALGQLGCPGAAVYVKDLRRPASPEAALALQELHLGQLDGTGAALLRRDYLASLHAAFTAEEVRTQLREAGLVGLQVAELGDRYLEVWGRLAGWSDDQPVQP